In Denticeps clupeoides chromosome 1, fDenClu1.1, whole genome shotgun sequence, a single window of DNA contains:
- the heatr5a gene encoding HEAT repeat-containing protein 5A isoform X1, protein MERAHTLLLDEEACGQLGEHQRPDFIYEWLRFLSKLLPAADRAEVRRKQKRLVEQLVGVMAAAPGPPARRLLARCLALVYHCGDSLSAGLAVDRCSDIVRSKDDSPSALPTRLAAIACLGGIYEQLGRLLINTFKDTVACLLKAVKNAESQGRFEIMQSVERVLRGLGVSAVPCHRDVYKSARACLTDRSMAVRGAAAECLLELQREAGFLWTSELENMAALCFRALEGSNYDARMAISRLLGTLLARAVEPRQAVAPRPGSKHVPLEEVMGLLSGGFLRGNAGFLRVGGDLLKGTSSVSRDVRVGISQACVVLVSSLGGTWLELNFSALLDLLLELVSHPRATLTPADATCSRQCVSYVLHASLGLLLGEKAQIAAAKELCRVVGRQKKAADASVSEGNAEVHAGVTELCASQHMLVCALLELGGLLQALRSTATPLLYDSTAGLLDSVISVLLHPAASARLAAAWCLRCVAVAIPAQATVLLDRCAERLSALKFCPEAVAGYSAAIAALLGAVQHCPLGVPHSRGKVVLGLGEDLLCSATQSSRVSIQRVQGGWLLLSAVSTLGPTVVGGLLGRLLVLLRCSFPISLRELEAELRRGDPFTWQVMLEGRAGALSALKNLLLRCGELMSEEVWTGLLPSLSCAVALLNQLPAVVKTHGHSVKNAVNLYKLRLYEILPLLPSKAYTDYMVVLLRQLQVELTTETPCCSELLLLRPLCHPQDLQPTGIVADNTDQRHIEEQLTAGSVGGGTLEYDPFTIFQEAQEVPAPLPLSARLTVTATRLFAVLFPQLSAPQRAQTLQQFCDSLRQLKGLRLQTVQVLVTSAVCWSLKSLAGNPAGVGGQEVCKLLCSLLLGALESPSALLRAAAAEGVARLAQALGDPAFTASLGTASLEKMKSARDGVSRAGHALSLATLQRYGGGIGSPQHLANCVGVLLALAQDTSSPELQTWSLHALSVAMDLAGPLSRVHVEPSLSLVLRLLLSTPHTHPELHLSLARCLQQIITTLGPDLQGESSGMGALRGACLVASAALQDSADCVLQAQAISCLQQLHLFSPQHLDLAQLVPSLCEVLLDYSVLMNLCSPYLCLRRAVVSCLRQLAQREAVEVCEHAVALVKELPRRDNTQLDIAVKEVGLEGALFCLLDREWDLCLCQDIRETLGHMLNSVAAGTLAHWLKLCKDVLLSSADCTAASAALQPQQDEDGDRDDDFSAFHAKPESGGPFTNLRWSTRVFAVECVCRIIALCDSADPAHFDMALAQERRLQESTDFLVLHLADLIRMAFVAATDHNQQLRLSGLQALLLIIRKFASVPEPEFPGHGILEQYQANVGAALRPAFSADAPPDVTAKACQVCSAWVSSGVLSDLKDVRRVQQLLVSSLQRVQGGREDSSQLYNESTTTMETLAVLKAWAEVYIVAVQSSKRRDASTPEDGVLDVLGGLDLDGGLLTLVQADLPTLSRLWLSALQDHALLALPAQYASQLPRSGGTFYTADTLERARPHYCSSWAPVLHATALWLNSTGFATTDDGPANLSRPVTPTTMGQSTSLAGVRSPEDINTDRFHFMLGISVEFLCSPHSHDQMENITSCLHALQALLDAPWSRSKVGNDQALGVELLTVLRRLMVTRESVSVQLAVLQLVRQVVCAALEHVKEKRHSAEVDDGAAEKETVPEFGEGRDTGGLVPGCSLVFAALELCLCVLLRKLPQLSPRLAGGTPTPGGQGAATTTLGYTDCKLVATALAILSELPSVCSPEGSVCVLPTVLYLLVGVLCEVVRGSAGVAGGPLLSGALQALRSVLATPLSRAEKSRGAWSHLLRCALLTLLDRWDSGNVDDEVTLLTAVTLFLVWASPEVTTVEPLQTRCIQHFRSSLQSKNPSVVRRSFQLLSSVFQSQGGAAGPFLCALGGGVLGYLRGVELRRPQTEEELQAAQEGVRALEALVQAAGDAQRPQLASVLLPVLISFLLDENALVSAPPPSRLLHVWALQELMRLGPQHPSELRALMALAPSMKARLEAAIKGNQESASAKKSQQPSSKTSPSIQLKTNFL, encoded by the exons ATGGAGCGAGCCCACACTCTGCTCCTGGACGAGGAGGCGTGCGGCCAGCTCGGCGAGCACCAGCGGCCCGACTTCATCTACGAGTGGCTGCGCTTCCTCAGCAAGCTTCTCCCCGCGGCCGACCGG GCGGAGGTGCGGCGGAAGCAGAAGCGCCTGGTGGAGCAGCTGGTGGGCGTCATGGCCGCCGCGCCGGGCCCGCCCGCCCGGAGGCTGCTGGCGCGCTGCCTGGCGCTGGTGTACCACTGCGGGGACTCGCTCAGCGCCGGCCTGGCCGTGGACAGGTGCAGCGACATCGTCCGCAGCAAGGACGACTCGCCCAGCGCGCTGCCCACCCGCCT GGCAGCCATTGCTTGCTTGGGCGGCATCTACGAGCAGCTGGGCCGCCTGCTCATCAACACATTTAAGGACACCGTGGCCTGCCTCCTGAAAGCAGTTAAGAACGCTGAG TCCCAGGGTCGTTTTGAGATCATGCAGAGCGTGGAGCGCGTCCTGAGGGGACTGGGCGTGAGCGCCGTGCCCTGCCACAGAGACGTCTACAAAAGCGCCCGCGCTTGCCTGACCGACCGGTCCATGGCCGTGCGCGGTGCCGCCGCTGAG TGCCTGTTGGAGCTCCAGAGGGAGGCCGGGTTCTTGTGGACGTCGGAGCTGGAGAACATGGCCGCGCTTTGCTTCCGGGCCTTGGAAGGCTCCAACTACGATGCCCGCATGGCCATCTCCAGGCTCCTAGGAACGCTGCTGGCACGCGCCGTAGAGCCCAGACAGGCTGTGG ctcctcgtccaggttCCAAGCACGTCCCCCTGGAGGAAGTCATGGGGCTGCTGTCCGGCGGCTTTCTGCGCGGCAATGCGGGCTTCCTGCGCGTCGGCGGGGACCTGCTGAAGGGCACCAGCTCTGTGAGCAGAGACGTGCGCGTTGGCATCTCCCAG GCGTGCGTGGTTCTGGTGAGTTCCCTGGGCGGCACGTGGTTGGAGCTGAACTTCTCCGCCCTGCTGGACCTCCTGCTGGAACTGGTGTCCCACCCCCGTGCCACGCTGACGCCGGCCGATGCCACGTGCAGCCGCCAGTGTGTCTCCTACGTGCTGCACGCCTCCCTCGGGCTGCTCCTGGGAGAAAAGGCCCAGATCGCCGCCGCCAAGGAGCTCTGCCGCGTCGTCGGCAGGCAGAAGAAAGCTGCGG ATGCATCGGTGTCTGAAGGCAATGCGGAGGTCCATGCCGGGGTCACCGAACTGTGTGCCAGTCAGCACATGCTGGTTTGTGCCTTGTTGGAATTGGGCGGTCTGCTGCAGGCTCTCAGGTCCACGGCCACGCCCCTGCTGTACGACTCCACCGCAG GCCTCCTGGACTCTGTGATCTCAGTGCTgctccaccccgccgcctctgCCCGCCTGGCAGCAGCGTGGTGCCTCCGCTGCGTCGCCGTGGCGATTCCGGCCCAGGCGACGGTGCTGCTGGACCGCTGCGCCGAGAGGCTGTCTGCTCTCAAGTTCTGTCCCGAGGCCGTGGCCGGCTACAGCGCTGCTATTGCTGCTCTGCTGGGAGCTGTGCAGCACTGTCCACTGGGCGTCCCCCACAGCAGGGGCAAG GTGGTTCTAGGTTTGGGCGAGGATCTGCTGTGTTCAGCCACTCAGAGCAGCCGCGTCTCCATACAGAGAGTCCAGGGCGGCTGGCTGCTCCTCTCCGCGGTCAGCACGCTTG gcCCGACAGTGGTGGGAGGGCTGCTGGGAAGGCTGTTGGTGCTCCTCCGATGCTCCTTCCCCATCTCCCTCAGAGAGCTGGAGGCAGAGCTGAGGCGGGGCGACCCCTTCACATGGCAGGTGATGCTGGAGGGTCGGGCAGGAGCACTGAGTG cccTGAAGAATCTGCTGCTGCGCTGTGGAGAGCTGATGAGCGAGGAGGTTTGGACTGGGCTCCTCCCCTCGCTGTCCTGCGCCGTGGCGCTGCTGAATCA ACTCCCTGCTGTGGTGAAGACCCATGGCCACTCTGTGAAGAATGCAGTGAACCTGTACAAGCTCAGACTGTATGAAATCCTCCCACTGCTGCCTTCAAAGGCATACACAG ACTACATGGTGGTGCTGCTGAGGCAGCTGCAGGTGGAGCTCACTACAGAGACTCCCTGTtgctctgagctgctgctgctacgCCCTCTCTGCCACCCCCAAGACCTCCAACCAACTGGCATCGTGGCAGATAACACAGACCAGCGACACATCGAGGAGCAG CTCACGGCGGGCAGTGTTGGGGGTGGCACCCTGGAGTACGACCCCTTCACCATCTTTCAGGAGGCGCAGGAGGTGCCTGCTCCGCTGCCACTCTCTGCCCGGCTCACTGTTACGGCCACCAGGCTGTTTGCGGTTCTCTTCCCTCAGCTGAGCGCTCCGCAAAG GGCTCAGACTCTGCAGCAGTTCTGCGATTCTCTCCGGCAGCTGAAAGGCCTGCGTCTGCAGACGGTCCAGGTCCTGGTCACGTCCGCGGTCTGCTGGTCCCTCAAG AGTCTGGCCGGTAATCCAGCTGGTGTGGGAGGCCAGGAGGTGTGCAAGCTGCTGTGTTCCCTCCTGCTGGGGGCGCTGGAGAGCCCGAGCGCGCTGCTGCGCGCCGCCGCTGCAGAGGGAGTCGCCAGACTGGCGCAGGCGCTGGGTGACCCCGCTTTCACCGCGTCTTTGGGGACGGCCAGCTTGGAGAA GATGAAATCTGCGCGGGACGGTGTGTCGCGGGCGGGGCATGCTCTCTCGCTGGCCACTCTGCAGCGCTACGGCGGGGGCATCGGGTCACCGCAGCACCTCGCCAACTGTGTAGGGGTCCTGCTCGCCCTCGCTCAGGACACCAGCTCCCCTGAACTGCAG ACCTGGTCTCTGCACGCCCTGTCGGTGGCGATGGACCTGGCCGGGCCGCTGTCCCGCGTGCACGTGGAGCCCAGCCTCTCTCTGGTGCTGCGTCTGCTGCTGTCCACGCCACACACGCACCCTGAGCTCCACCTCAGCCTGGCACGCTGCCTTCAGCAGATCATCACCACGCTGGGACCCGACCTGCAGG GCGAGAGCAGTGGGATGGGCGCGTTGCGGGGTGCGTGTTTGGTGGCGTCTGCGGCGCTCCAGGACAGCGCGGACTGTGTGTTGCAGGCCCAGGCCATCTCCtgcctgcagcagctgcacctGTTCTCTCCTCAACACCTGGACCTCGCTCAGCTGGTGCCCAGCTTATGC gAGGTGTTATTGGATTACTCTGTGTTG ATGAACCTGTGCAGCCCGTACCTGTGCTTGAGACGTGCTGTCGTCTCGTGCCTGAGGCAGCTGGCCCAGCGGGAGGCGGTGGAGGTCTGCGAACATGCTGTGGCTCTGGTGAAAGAGCTGCCACGCAGGGACAACACGCAGCTGG ATATCGCCGTAAAAGAAGTCGGCCTAGAGGGGGCGCTGTTCTGCCTGCTGGACCGGGAGTGGGATCTGTGCCTTTGCCAGGACATCCGAGAGACCCTGGGCCACATGCTGAATTCTGTAGCCGCTGGCACCCTGGCACACTGGTTAAAGCTCTGCAAAGACGTCCTGCTGTCATCTGCAG ACTGCACAGCAGCAAGCGCGGCGCTACAGCCGCAGCAGGACGAGGACGGCGACCGCGACGATGACTTCTCCGCGTTCCACGCCAAGCCGGAGTCCGGCGGGCCGTTCACCAACCTGCGCTGGTCCACGCGCGTCTTTGCAGTGGAGTGCGTGTGCCGCATCATTGCGCTGTGTGACAGTGCTGACCCCGCCCACTTTGACATGGCGCTGGCACAAGAACGCCGCCTGCAGGAGTCAACAG ATTTCCTGGTCCTGCACCTGGCTGACCTGATCCGCATGGCTTTCGTGGCGGCAACGGACCACAACCAGCAGCTGCGTCTCTCTGGACTGCAGGCACTCCTGCTCATAATCCGCAAGTTTGCCAGCGTTCCAGAGCCCGAGTTTCCCGGCCACGGTATCTTGGAGCAGTACCAAGCCAAC GTGGGAGCAGCTCTGAGACCAGCCTTTAGTGCCGATGCCCCTCCTGATGTCACAGCTAAAGCCTGTCAG gtgtgcagCGCATGGGTCTCCAGCGGTGTGCTGAGCGACCTGAAGGACGTTCGGcgtgtgcagcagctgctggtcTCATCTCTGCAGCGGGTCCAAGGTGGCCGAGAAGACTCCTCACAACTCTACAATGAGAGCACCACCACCATGGAAACACTCGCAGTTCTCAAAGCCTGGGCAGAG GTCTACATCGTGGCTGTGCAGAGCAGCAAGCGGCGGGACGCCTCCACGCCTGAGGATGGTGTCCTGGATGTTTTAGGTGGACTAGATTTGGATGGCGGCCTGCTGACGCTGGTTCAGGCAGACCTGCCCACCCTCAGTCGCCTGTGGCTGTCTgccctgcaggaccacgccctCCTCGCCCTTCCTGCTCAGTATGCCTCCCAGCTGCCCCGCTCAGGTGGGACATTCTACACAGCAGACACCCTGGAACGGGCACGACCGCACTACTGCAGCTCCTGGGCGCCGGTCCTCCACGCCACTGCACTGTGGCTCAACAGCACCGGCTTCGCCACCACGGACGATGGGCCAGCTAACCTGTCACGCCCGGTCACGCCCACCACAATGGGCCAGTCCACCTCACTGGCCGGCGTCAGGTCACCTGAGGACATCAACACCGATCGGTTCCACTTCATGTTGG GCATCAGTGTGGAGTTTTTGTGCTCGCCTCACTCGCACGATCAAATGGAGaacatcacttcctgtctgcatgCTCTGCAAGCCTTGCTGGACGCGCCTTGGTCTCGCTCGAAAGTGGGGAATGATCAG gCTCTGGGCGTGGAGCTGCTGACGGTGTTACGGAGACTGATGGTGACACGGGAGTCCGTCTCGGTGCAGCTTGCTGTTTTGCAGCTGGTCAGGCAGGTGGTGTGTGCAGCCCTGGAGCATGTCAAGGAGAAGCGGCATAGTGCCGAGG TCGACGACGGTGCAGCAGAGAAAGAGACCGTGCCCGAGTTTGGGGAGGGACGTGACACCGGTGGGCTGGTGCCAGGATGCTCCCTGGTGTTTGCGGCCCTGGAGCTTTGCCTGTGCGTGCTGCTGAGAAAGCTGCCTCAGCTCAGCCCGCGCTTGGCCGGAGGGACCCCCACCCCGGGGGGCCAGGGTGCggctaccaccaccctcggCTACACCGACTGCAAGCTGGTGGCTACAGCCCTTGCCATCCTGTCTGAGCTGCCCTCCGTCTGTTCTCCAGAGG gcagtgtgtgtgttctgcctaCGGTTCTGTACCTGCTGGTGGGCGTGTTATGTGAGGTGGTCCGTGGCTCCGCGGGCGTGGCCGGGGGGCCGCTGCTCTCCGGCGCCCTCCAGGCGCTGCGCTCTGTCCTCGCAACGCCACTCAGCCGAGCAGAGAAGAGCAGAGGGGCCTGGAGCCACTTACTGCGGTGTGCCCTGCTCACGCTGCTGGACCGCTGGGACTCAG GTAACGTGGACGACGAGGTCACGCTCCTAACAGCAGTAACCCTCTTCCTGGTTTGGGCGAGTCCTGAGGTGACCACTGTTGAGCCCCTGCAGACACGATGCATCCAACATTTCAGAAGCAGCCTTCAGTCGAAAAACCCCTCG GTGGTGAGGAGGAGCTTCCAGCTACTCAGCTCCGTCTTCCAGAGCCAGGGGGGCGCGGCGGGACCTTTCCTGTGCGCGCTTGGGGGCGGCGTGCTGGGTTACCTGAGGGGGGTGGAACTCAGGCGGCCTCAGAccgaggaggagctgcaggcggCGCAGGAGGGGGTCCGGGCCCTGGAGGCGCTGGTGCAGGCTGCTGGCGACGCCCAAC GTCCCCAGCTGGCGTCCGTGCTGCTGCCCGTCCTAATCTCCTTCCTGCTGGACGAGAACGCATTGGTCTCGGCGCCGCCCCCCTCGCGCTTGCTGCACGTGTGGGCCCTGCAGGAGCTGATGCGTCTCGGGCCCCAGCACCCCTCAGAACTCAGGGCCCTCATGGCCTTGGCCCCGTCCATGAAGGCTCGTCTGGAGGCCGCTATCAAGGGCAACCAAGAGAGCGCGAGTGCCAAGAAGTCGCAGCAGCCGTCCAGCAAAACGTCCCCCAGCATCCAACTGAAGACCAACTTCCTGTGA